ATTTAACTTAGAAATAAGTTGCTAAAGCATAAACATTTTCCTTTTTTTTTTGGTAGAATGGTTCGTAAGCAAATTCTTTGAAATCGGAAGTTAAACAAAACAAATTATTGAGTAGAAGACTGGGTTCCATGAATAACCCCAAACAGGGCAGTAAGATGAAGAGAAGGCCGTCGTGTCCACCAGCCGGCGGCAAAAACGTGCCTTTGTACGATTGTCATGCAGATTTGTTCACCAGCCATCTGTTGCAGAATCCGCATGTTATTGAAACGAAAGAAAGATTAGGCCATCAGGTAGTTATAATTCCTTCGATTGATCAAGATTGTTTTATATCTAAACATCATGATATGCTGATCAGTTTTCTCATGCATGCTTTTTTGTAACCTTTGCTCTTCAATCTCACTGCTCTTATGATTCTGGGTAGCGGCCTATTAGGTTGCTTTGGTTTACATCTAACTCTAAATTGAATAAACTTCTGCTTGCTGATTAGCTCTGGAGTTTAATTTTCTTTTCTCTATCTGTTCATTTTTGTTGACCATTGCATCTATTATATATTATAATGAATTGAGATGTTCAGAAGTTAAGCACTTAAGACCATCAATTCTTAGTTTTTGGAATTCTGAAGCAATTGAAATGATCAAAGCTTCTGAAATTGACTTCTGAATTTATACTGATTTATTTAAGTTTAGGCCTTTGATGCTCGTATTACATAGTTGCTTTCTATTATTGTATATTATGATACAAGAAAAGTCTCTTTTCTTCTGCTTGACTGGATCAAAGAATGCAATATATGTATGCAAACTGATAGGAACCCAAATTCCCAAATCCTTCAATTTCCACTTAGTTGAAACCCAGCGAGTTGATGTATTCATTCACTGATACATGGCACCTGTTAAAATTCAAGAACCTGGCTCTTCCATTGCGTCTCGTTTACCATGTAGTTATCATGTGTTCTTAAGTTACAGAGGCCAAGATACTCGTAAGACTTTCACTGATCATCTCTATACAGCTCTGGTCAATGCTGGAATTCGCACTTTCAGAGATGATAATGAACTGGAAAGAGGCCATGATATCAAGCCGGAGCTAGAGAAAGCCATCCAACTGTCACGTGGTTCTGTCATTGTGTTTTCGAAGGACTATGCATCTTCTGGATGGTGCCTGGACGAGCTTGTCATGATCCTTGAACAAAAGAGGACCTCTGATCATGTTGTTTTACCAGTATTCTATGATATTGATCCAACCCATGTGAGGAAACAGACTGGAAGTGTTGCAAAAGCACTTGCTAGACATGGAAAAAAGCAATCGCCGGAGAAGATGCATAGGTGGAGGAAAGCTCTTAAAGAAGTTGCAGATCTAGCAGGCATGGTGCTACAAAATCAAAATGATGGGTATGTAACTCTATTACAGTTTCTCTTTTCTTTTCTTTCGTGGCCAATTCATTCATTATACCATGTTATTTATTTCCACATAAGACTTTATAATCAAATATCCTGAAGTGTAGCCATAGCCTGTTTGATTGAATTCAGTTTCATTGCAATTTCTAGGCACGAGTCAAAATTTATCAAGAAAATTGTTGATATGCTTGTGGAGAAATTATGTCGCATACCCTTAGGTGTTGACCCCCATCTGGTTGGAATCCAATATTGGGTTGAAAGCATTAATTCATGGTTGCAAGATGGATCGTCTGATGTTGGGATACTTGGCATTTATGGAATTGGTGGAATAGGAAAAACAACTATTGCACGAGTTGTATATAATTCAAGTTTTAAAAAATTTGAAGGAAGCAGTTTCCTTGAAAATATTAGAGAAACTTCTGAACAATACAATGGCTTAGTTAGAATACAAAAACAGCTTCTTTATGATCTTTCAAACCGAAGAGAAGTGAAAATACACATGGTTGCTGAGGGGATAAATCGGATCAAAGATGTCATAGGCTCTAAGAAAGTCCTTCTTGTTCTGGATGATGTAGATCATAGGGATCAATTACAAGCAATATTTAGCATGCGGAATTGCTTCTTTCCAGGAAGAAAAATCATTATAACAACTAGACGTCCAGGGTTGCTAAAGCTTTATAAAGATGTCAAGGAGTGTTGCATTCAAACTTTAGACAGTGGTGGATCATTTGAACTCTTCTGTTGGCATGCTTTTGGACAGAACCATCCAATTGAAGGTTATTTTGAACTTTCAAAAAGGATCGTACAGCACATAGGAGGACTTCCGTTGGCTCTGAAAATTTTGGGTTCCTCTCTGACAGGGCAAAGTCTAGCTGTATGGGTGAGTCAACTACAGAAATTGGATACTACTCCAGACACTGAAATCCTAAAGAAGTTGAGGATAAGCTACGATGCCTTACAAGATGACCACGACAAAGATATATTTCTCCACATTGCATGTTTCTTTATTGGAAAGGATAAGGATGTGATCATCAAGATACTAGACGGATGTGGGTTCTATTCACTTGTTGGCATTCAAAATCTCATTGATAGATGTTTGATAACTATAGATACATCCAATAAGGTGAAAATGCCTCAAATGATTCGTGACATGGGAAGAGATATTGTTCGCCAAGAAAATGCAAAGAATCCAGATAAACGTAGTAGATTATGGCACCACAAAGATTCTCTCAATGTATTGAGAGCAAACAAGGTAACAAGCATGCTCCTCTTATCCTCTTATGTATATTTATCCTTTTTTTGTCTCCTTTTTCTTTGTGGAGGTGGGGTGGTGGATTACTGCTGTTTACTAATCCAAATGCTTTCTTTTTGTTTAGCAGGGTTCTGAAACAATTGAAGGTCTTTCCCTGCAAATGCATATGTACACTGCAGACAACGCTCCAAGAATTTCGAATATGGAAGTCTTAGAAACCGATGCATTTACAAGGATGCACAAACTACAAATACTCCAACTTTTTGATGTCCAACTGAATGGAAGTTATGAGGACTTTCCTAAAGAATTGAGATGGTTGTGTTGGCTTCAATTCCCTTTACACTCCATACCTAGTGATTTTATTTTAAAGAGACTAGTTGTTCTTGAAATGCAGAATAGCAGCCTGAGACGAGTCTGGAAAGGAACAAAGGTACTTAACTGCGTAATTTTCCTTTCTTTCTTTTTTTTCTCTTATAAATGATCTGTATTGCAGTTGTGGAATATAGAATAAACTCCCACTTTGTTTGCCTAACTATTTTTACTTTTTTCTTCTTCTTTTTTCACAGCATCTTCCATCACTGAAGATCCTTGATCTCAGCCATTCCAGTGACCTGACAGAAACTGGCGACTTCTTATTGGTCCCAAATCTAGAGAGACTGTTTCTTGAAGATTGTAGGAGTTTGATTGATGTCGACAAATCCATTGGGAAGCTAGAGAAGCTTGTTTACTTGAATATGAAAAACTGCACAAAGATTGGGAAGCTTCCAGAGGACATTTACTCTCTGAAATCACTAGAAACATTTATTTTGTCTGGTTGCTCAAATCTATACGAGTTTCCCATGGAAATGAGGAATATGGCTTCTCTGAAAGTTCTTGAAGCAGATGAAATTCCTATTAATCGTTTACTTGCCACCACTGAGGATCAGGTCAAGTCTTGGCCAATGTTAAAACATATAGATAACTTCTGGGCTTCTTTTCCCAGCAGTTTGCTTGAATTAAGTCTAGCAAACTGCAATCTCTCTGATGATGCTTTTCCTATGGAGTTGAGTAACTTATCATCATTGAAGAGACTCTATTTCACTGGGAATCCAATTTGCAGTTTACCAGATTGCATCAGAGGGCTTGAAGAGCTAGATTACCTTGGATTTTCGGGGTGTACAAGTCTCAAGGGCCTTGAAGGGCTACCAAGAGTAAGCAGAGAACTGCTCACAGTCGGTTGTATATCATTGGAAAGGATTACTTTTCAATCAATATGGTGCTTACCAAAGTCTATAGTTACACTTGGTACAAAATCCAAAATAGTTGAGATTGGTTACTGGTTCAAGCTAGTGCCCATTGAAAGAGTTGGCATGGAGATGATCAACATTTTGGGCTTGTCCAACTTGCGATCCATGGAACCTGTTTTGATGTCCATCCCAGAATGGCATTCTTCAAATTACAAAATGCTTCCTGTTCAGGTGCTCTCTTTCTCTATACATATATTCTTGATGATGAAACTTGTTCATGAAGAAATGATAGACTTCTTTAATTAGTACATTGAGTCTTAACATCTCTCTCTCTCTCTCTTAGTCTCCTTCATTTTTTATCTTACCTAATATATTCCAGTATTAACATTTGTGTAGGGATTGTATGAGTATGGTATATTCAGTACATTTTTTCATGGAAACAAAAACGAAGTTCCAGGTCAGTTCAGCCACAGAATGGAAGGATCATCCTCTACCATATCTTCTACAGTGCATATACCTTTACTTCCTAATCTCAAGATCAGAGGCTT
Above is a window of Fragaria vesca subsp. vesca linkage group LG7, FraVesHawaii_1.0, whole genome shotgun sequence DNA encoding:
- the LOC101309104 gene encoding TMV resistance protein N-like, translated to MAPVKIQEPGSSIASRLPCSYHVFLSYRGQDTRKTFTDHLYTALVNAGIRTFRDDNELERGHDIKPELEKAIQLSRGSVIVFSKDYASSGWCLDELVMILEQKRTSDHVVLPVFYDIDPTHVRKQTGSVAKALARHGKKQSPEKMHRWRKALKEVADLAGMVLQNQNDGHESKFIKKIVDMLVEKLCRIPLGVDPHLVGIQYWVESINSWLQDGSSDVGILGIYGIGGIGKTTIARVVYNSSFKKFEGSSFLENIRETSEQYNGLVRIQKQLLYDLSNRREVKIHMVAEGINRIKDVIGSKKVLLVLDDVDHRDQLQAIFSMRNCFFPGRKIIITTRRPGLLKLYKDVKECCIQTLDSGGSFELFCWHAFGQNHPIEGYFELSKRIVQHIGGLPLALKILGSSLTGQSLAVWVSQLQKLDTTPDTEILKKLRISYDALQDDHDKDIFLHIACFFIGKDKDVIIKILDGCGFYSLVGIQNLIDRCLITIDTSNKVKMPQMIRDMGRDIVRQENAKNPDKRSRLWHHKDSLNVLRANKGSETIEGLSLQMHMYTADNAPRISNMEVLETDAFTRMHKLQILQLFDVQLNGSYEDFPKELRWLCWLQFPLHSIPSDFILKRLVVLEMQNSSLRRVWKGTKHLPSLKILDLSHSSDLTETGDFLLVPNLERLFLEDCRSLIDVDKSIGKLEKLVYLNMKNCTKIGKLPEDIYSLKSLETFILSGCSNLYEFPMEMRNMASLKVLEADEIPINRLLATTEDQVKSWPMLKHIDNFWASFPSSLLELSLANCNLSDDAFPMELSNLSSLKRLYFTGNPICSLPDCIRGLEELDYLGFSGCTSLKGLEGLPRVSRELLTVGCISLERITFQSIWCLPKSIVTLGTKSKIVEIGYWFKLVPIERVGMEMINILGLSNLRSMEPVLMSIPEWHSSNYKMLPVQGLYEYGIFSTFFHGNKNEVPGQFSHRMEGSSSTISSTVHIPLLPNLKIRGLNIFTVYTNSRNYSLAGALVTEINNKSKGLKWVYQPSCYGIPNDDEDMIWLSHWKLGNQLEAGDEVTVSVVMGARYNLFKVKEWGFHIVQESEDILRITSQPTTTSTDFSDPGVSDTVHEAEEEIMISNQPSRSTDLSYACVNEVVGLSEAYQVEPGTYWFCGGPMEVNRELFLCWSSLSKMQEHSYSTVVIGLFKIILLEARETARESSIINNCEALYGENDCDSYSEAMVIIHARQYVEIVDSRQTIVKQQLQQSPERKRTALVTAKRGQHHLHYNSQMDQE